Genomic segment of Eremothecium sinecaudum strain ATCC 58844 chromosome VIII, complete sequence:
TCGGTATTGACTTCCAGGGCCACACACTTGTCGCTGGTATGCAAGAACTGCCGACATATGACGTCTATGGACTTGAATAATTTCCAGTCTCTATCGGGGAACAATAATTTGACTCTTCCGCGCTCATGTTTAGCAGATCATAGCAAAACGGAAGGACCAGGTTCTGGAAACCCCTGTGGCCAAGATCCTTATATGGTTGTGCATGAAAATTCTAAGTTTATTGATCAGCAATTCTTGAAGCTGCAGGAAATCCCTGAATCTGTACCTATAGGGGAGATGCCCCGGAATTTACTTATGACATGTGATCGTTACTTGGCAAATAGGGTCGTTCCTGGGACCCGTGTGACGATTGTCGGCATATACTCTATTTACCAATCAAAAGGTTCTCGAGCTAGTGGAGGAGGCAGCGGTGGAAACAGGCCTGTTGCCATTAGGAACCCGTATATTAAAGTATTGGGTATCGAGACACTGTCTAATAATCCGATTAACTCCGCTCTTTCCCTGTTTAATGAAGTTGAAGAGGAAGAGTTTCTGCGTATGTCTCGTATGCCTAACCTTTACGAGGTGTTTGCGAAGTCAATTGCGCCTAGTATCTATGGAAATGCTGATATAAAGAAGGCCATCGTTTGTCTTTTGATGGGAGGCTCGAAGAAAATTTTACCTGATGGAATGCGTTTGAGAGGTGATATCAACGTGCTATTATTGGGTGACCCTGGTACTGCTAAATCTCAACTGTTGAAGTTTGTGGAGAAGGTCTCCCCAATTGCCATATACACTTCGGGTAAGGGTTCTTCAGCAGCTGGTTTGACTGCATCAGTGCAACGTGATCCAAATACACGGGAATTTTATTTGGAAGGCGGTGCAATGGTCCTAGCTGATGGTGGTACCGTTTGtattgatgaatttgaTAAAATGCGAGATGAAGATCGGGTGGCAATTCACGAAGCTATGGAGCAACAGACAATTTCCATTGCGAAAGCCGGTATTACAACTGTGTTGAACTCTCGTACCAGTGTATTGGCTGCAGCTAATCCTATATACGGTCGATATGATGAATTGAAATCCCCAGGTGAAAACATAGATTTCCAAACTACCATTTTGTCACGTTTCGATATGATCTTTATTGTAAAGGATGACCACAACGAGCAAAGGGATATATCCATTGCATATCACGTCATGAACATCCACACTGGCCGTGCAGCTGTTGCTGAGAATGCGAAAGATGCTGAGAACGCAAATGGTGAAATTCCTATAGAAAAGATGAAGCGCTATATTACTTACTGTCGTGCTAAATGTGCACCCAGGCTTTCTCCTCAGGCTGCAGAAAAGCTCTCCTCTCATTTCGTAACAATTAGAAGACAGCTTCTAATAAATGAGTTGGAATCCCGGGAGAAATCATCTATTCCAATTACCATCCGTCAACTAGAGGCTATTATTCGTATTACAGAATCACTTGCGAAATTAGAACTCAGCTCCGTTGCAGAAGAGCGTCATGTAGATGAAGCAATTAGGTTATTTCAGGCTTCTACTATGGATGCAGCATCACAGGATCCTATTGGAGGAATGAGAGATGCAAGTGTTGTTTCTGAAGTTAGGAATCTCGAATCAGAATTAAAAAGAAGACTGCCCATTGGGTGGTCTACGAGTTACCAGACTCTAAAGCGAGAGTTTGTGCAATCCAACCGGTATTCACAGCAGGCTTTAGATAGGGCTTTATACATTCTAGAAAGGCATGAAACAATCCAACTAAGGCACCAAGGCCAGAATATATACAGAAATGGAGTTTAAGATAAAATAATATAGTTATAGTTTGTATTATAGAAGTAATTGTTAACATACAGCAAGAAAATTTACTTCAATGTCCAAGAAATTGTAAATCTCATAATATCTATCCCATATTACCTAGAGACAATAATTAGCATGCGTATCTGGTCAGACACCTGTGGTTTACTTGCTGGCAAAGTTGTGACAGAAAGTTTAACGTCTTGATTAACATTAACACGTGATACTAACATTAAGTTATA
This window contains:
- the MCM5 gene encoding MCM DNA helicase complex subunit MCM5 (Syntenic homolog of Ashbya gossypii AGR276W; Syntenic homolog of Saccharomyces cerevisiae YLR274W (MCM5)), with amino-acid sequence MSFDATRVYTTSVLQGEETGDHENSEIVKSFRNFVLEFRLDANFVYRDQLRNNLLVRNYSLTVNMEHLIGYNEELYKLLREDPIELIPLFEQAVTQVARRIALLSQGAGGEKNDSEMLGLSLQLGAFPTCQLILRSHSSETPIRNLDSQNVSKIVRISGIIISASVLTSRATHLSLVCKNCRHMTSMDLNNFQSLSGNNNLTLPRSCLADHSKTEGPGSGNPCGQDPYMVVHENSKFIDQQFLKLQEIPESVPIGEMPRNLLMTCDRYLANRVVPGTRVTIVGIYSIYQSKGSRASGGGSGGNRPVAIRNPYIKVLGIETLSNNPINSALSLFNEVEEEEFLRMSRMPNLYEVFAKSIAPSIYGNADIKKAIVCLLMGGSKKILPDGMRLRGDINVLLLGDPGTAKSQLLKFVEKVSPIAIYTSGKGSSAAGLTASVQRDPNTREFYLEGGAMVLADGGTVCIDEFDKMRDEDRVAIHEAMEQQTISIAKAGITTVLNSRTSVLAAANPIYGRYDELKSPGENIDFQTTILSRFDMIFIVKDDHNEQRDISIAYHVMNIHTGRAAVAENAKDAENANGEIPIEKMKRYITYCRAKCAPRLSPQAAEKLSSHFVTIRRQLLINELESREKSSIPITIRQLEAIIRITESLAKLELSSVAEERHVDEAIRLFQASTMDAASQDPIGGMRDASVVSEVRNLESELKRRLPIGWSTSYQTLKREFVQSNRYSQQALDRALYILERHETIQLRHQGQNIYRNGV